From Streptomyces sp. TLI_105, the proteins below share one genomic window:
- a CDS encoding response regulator transcription factor encodes MSIRVVVADDQDLVRTGLVMILGAQHDLEVVGEAADGLAALDLATRLRPDVLLVDIRMPGLDGIEVTRRLAGPDVTDPMAVVVITTFDLDEYVLGALRAGARGFLLKNAGPELLVQAIHAAANGDALIAPDVTRRLLATFAGQAPVVPVQPSNPLTEREEEVLALVARGRTNAEIATELFVSLSTVKTHVASLMTKLDARNRVEIAMWAHDTRRVRAD; translated from the coding sequence ATGAGCATCCGTGTTGTCGTAGCCGACGACCAGGACTTGGTCCGGACCGGGCTGGTGATGATCCTCGGCGCGCAACACGACCTCGAGGTCGTGGGGGAGGCGGCAGACGGGCTCGCAGCGCTCGACCTGGCGACCCGGCTGCGTCCCGATGTCCTCCTCGTCGACATCCGGATGCCCGGGCTCGACGGCATCGAGGTGACGCGGCGCCTGGCCGGGCCAGACGTGACGGACCCGATGGCGGTCGTCGTGATCACCACCTTCGACCTCGATGAGTACGTCCTCGGCGCCCTGCGCGCCGGCGCCCGCGGCTTCCTGCTCAAGAACGCCGGGCCGGAGCTCCTCGTGCAGGCCATCCACGCGGCGGCCAACGGGGACGCGCTGATCGCCCCCGACGTCACCCGCCGGCTGCTGGCGACCTTCGCAGGCCAGGCGCCGGTGGTACCGGTCCAGCCGAGCAACCCGCTCACCGAGCGCGAGGAGGAGGTGCTCGCGCTGGTGGCACGAGGCCGCACCAACGCCGAGATCGCCACCGAGCTCTTCGTCAGCCTGAGCACGGTCAAGACCCACGTCGCATCGTTGATGACCAAGCTCGACGCACGCAACCGCGTCGAGATCGCGATGTGGGCGCACGACACCAGACGCGTGAGAGCCGATTAG
- a CDS encoding DUF6326 family protein, which translates to MRTRQPTTATLEDQRIPLRAKLAATWTAFMFLYAYVDVLNFFTPGVVKDILDGKVFEFDLSQTFSTTALALVAIPIFMVVLSTTLPARANRITNLVVASLYVPVTAFNAVGASWLYFYGLGIALELILLALIVRYAWTWPRTVGDHGDQP; encoded by the coding sequence ATGAGAACACGACAACCCACCACCGCCACACTGGAAGACCAGCGGATCCCGCTGAGGGCCAAGCTCGCCGCGACGTGGACAGCCTTCATGTTCCTCTACGCCTACGTGGACGTTCTCAACTTCTTCACGCCCGGCGTCGTCAAAGACATCCTCGACGGCAAGGTCTTCGAGTTCGACCTCTCCCAGACCTTTTCGACCACGGCGCTGGCCCTCGTGGCCATCCCAATCTTCATGGTCGTCCTGTCGACGACGCTGCCCGCCCGGGCGAACCGCATCACGAACCTCGTCGTGGCCTCGCTCTACGTCCCCGTCACGGCGTTCAACGCGGTGGGCGCGTCCTGGCTGTACTTCTACGGCCTTGGCATCGCACTGGAACTGATCCTTCTCGCCCTCATCGTGCGGTACGCCTGGACCTGGCCCCGTACCGTCGGCGACCACGGCGACCAGCCCTGA
- a CDS encoding sensor histidine kinase: protein MAWRPLVTVLALALVPALLWRRGRPLTAVLVGWGVAGLLSVLQLTAHAGDLGLYSMSAALILLYSLVRWGSGREIVSGTAFVTLVVVLGMYASSAGWDDIFGGSVLLLLVVALAVVFRYRADLWHRQQHEIRNQERVALARELHDTVAHHVSAIAVQAQAGGVVAGVQPEKAAEVLAAIESEASRTLAEMRSMVRVLREEETVAYAPQPGVADLPALARADATPTVEVSLDGSFARLARPVDAALYRLAQESLTNAVRHARSATRVAIDVRREGDAVRLRVSDDGRTEPGPAPEPGFGLLGMAERAQLLGGSLSAGPGPEGGWVVEAVLPVAALA from the coding sequence TTGGCCTGGCGACCACTCGTGACGGTGCTCGCCCTGGCGCTGGTGCCTGCCCTGCTCTGGCGGCGGGGCCGCCCCCTGACGGCCGTCCTGGTCGGGTGGGGCGTCGCCGGGCTGCTCTCGGTCCTGCAGCTGACCGCGCACGCCGGGGACCTCGGCCTCTACTCCATGTCGGCCGCCCTGATCCTGCTCTACTCCCTGGTGCGGTGGGGCTCGGGACGGGAGATCGTCTCGGGGACGGCGTTCGTGACGCTCGTCGTCGTGCTGGGGATGTACGCCTCCTCCGCGGGCTGGGACGACATTTTCGGCGGGAGCGTCCTCTTGCTGTTGGTCGTCGCCCTCGCGGTGGTGTTCCGCTACCGCGCGGACCTCTGGCATCGCCAACAGCACGAGATCCGCAATCAGGAGCGGGTGGCGCTGGCGCGAGAGCTGCACGACACCGTGGCCCACCACGTCTCGGCCATCGCGGTGCAGGCACAGGCCGGTGGCGTGGTCGCAGGCGTCCAGCCCGAGAAGGCTGCCGAGGTCCTGGCCGCGATCGAGTCCGAAGCATCGCGAACCCTGGCGGAGATGAGGTCCATGGTGCGGGTGCTGCGTGAGGAGGAAACCGTCGCCTACGCACCGCAGCCGGGTGTCGCGGACCTGCCTGCTCTGGCGCGCGCCGACGCGACGCCCACCGTCGAGGTCTCGCTGGACGGTTCGTTCGCCCGGCTGGCACGACCCGTGGACGCCGCGCTCTACCGGCTCGCGCAGGAGTCGCTGACCAACGCCGTACGGCACGCCCGGAGCGCGACCCGCGTCGCGATCGACGTACGCCGGGAGGGCGACGCCGTCAGGCTGCGTGTCAGCGACGATGGACGGACCGAGCCGGGGCCGGCCCCGGAGCCCGGGTTCGGCCTGCTGGGCATGGCCGAACGCGCCCAGCTCCTCGGCGGATCGCTCTCCGCGGGGCCGGGGCCCGAGGGCGGCTGGGTGGTTGAGGCCGTGCTGCCGGTGGCGGCGTTGGCATGA